The following DNA comes from Mugil cephalus isolate CIBA_MC_2020 chromosome 6, CIBA_Mcephalus_1.1, whole genome shotgun sequence.
ACTTGCatactgtgcacacacaaatcaaGCAACTTTTCGGATTCAATACATTCTTCTGGTAAATTCGGCATACACGAGACCCGTCAGTAACACGTTGCTTCAGAAAATATCAACTTTTTTCCTTGTCACTGCTGTTGACGTAACGTTCCACTCTGCACCAGACGTGTTGCAGTGGCCCGCTGCGTTGCACCTGGACACGTTTACAAAGATTTAAAACGAGTACTGTGATGTGCATTAAATCTATGCCgaaatcagaaaaaaagccGGTAACGTGtaattacacacacagatgcacgtTGTAGAAGGCGTGATTCTTTCTGAATCGCCCTGCCGGCTTGGTGTTACAAGATCCCTATGGAGTTTGGAGTGTCACCTGCCCACATAAAATCTGGGCTACTTAACTAATGCAGAGAAGACCATATGTACTCCTAATCCTGGATTAACTGGCGTATAAACCCTAGACAGGGCGTTATAAGAAGCAATACGGCGCGTGTGTTTACTATCTAGCTACAACAATGTCCATGGATATATTAAGagcagcagttttctttttgctagATGTTATTTTGCTGCAAATTGTTTGCCTTCATGTCGTCTCTTCATTTGATCTCTTCATGTGTCGAAGGTTACTGCATGGGCTTACTCAAACCccgtgtgtgtgattgtgtgagtTAGATTCTGCTAGATTACAACAACGTACAACAACCTCTGATACtgtaatttgtctttttcagaatGGGGAACTTTACATCCTCCGCACCTCGGGGTATGGCCAGCACAGCCTGCGTACAGTATGTGCAGGTAAGAACTGTACATGTTTATAGATCCAATGTCGGCTTCTTGTTTGGGTACAGTAGCTTGCTGTGTGTCTCTCACTGGCTGAGTTTCAATGCCCGTCTGTGTTTGATTGATAAGTTTGTTTATTcttctgtacagcactttgtggttgttttaaaagtgctttataaataaagttggattggaTTGGAACCAGTCTCTTACGTTTGTTCCAGAATACTACATCCTGTCTGGTGTTTTCTGTACTTTAAAGTCAAAAAGCTGTGATTAATTGGGATATGTGACtcatataaaaaacacacacacacacatccaaaagcTACAACAGACAAACCCCTAAAATATCCTGCATGTTGTGCAACATGAGGCTGATTCCTAGGAactcttttaaatatttgacatCATTTAACAAAATGTAGGTTCCTTTAGTTTTACTTCAGCAACTCACTTTCTGATATATAGATGCTTGCTCTGTGTTCTGTTGCTATTAAATCATGTCCTGTTTTTGCCTGATCTTTCAGGAGATGGTGTCACAGAACTGTGTGGTGATATTTTCCAAGAGCACCTGTCCTTACTGTAGAATGGCCAAAAATGTGTTCAATGAAATCGGAGCGAACTACAAAGTGGTTGAACTGGACGAGCACAACGATGGGAGGAGATTGCAAGAGGCCTTAGCTCAGATGACCGGTGCCAGGACGGTAAGAACCTCCGGTCGTATTCTTGGATCCCGACTTCAAAGTAACGTCACAGCCTGTTATTTTACTATCTAAAAAAAGataggagggggggaaaaattacaaaaacaagtaTGGTTCACGGACTGTATGTTCTGGAGGCTCAGCGTTTAAGTTAAATTTAGGCGTACGTGACGCATGTTTTTGTTGGAGCTGCAGCCAAATAGCCCAAGATAAAGAGCCAAGAGGAAAGCTGTATCTTTTCAGGGACAGACcacacaaatgcaacacaaattGTGACTGGCGCTTATTGCATTTCTTCTGCTATGTTTCCCAGCggccagacaaacacagaaaattctCCCTTCTTCTGGCTCCTATATGTCATGTACTAAAAAATCTTATGTGATTTcagtaaatttattttttttgagtagTTACTTAGTAGTAACACCATCTACTCACACTAGTTTAAGTAACTATAAGGATACAGGATGCTCATGTACATCTGTTACAGGAGCTGTGCTTTATGCTATGTTCATGCCACAAGAGACCAAGTTACAAAACAGGGCAATGTAGCATGCTGCATTATCATCAAGGTACTGAGAATATGTACAAACTATGTCTGAACAAACCATTACTCTCTTCTATACTTCGGTTTCTTATTTTACCACATAGTTAATGAATTCTGCAAATTAAAATTGAAACAGCTCAACATCAAACTTTGGATGggtcatttaaaatgacttttaatcaGTGTGCGATAATATTATAGCGTGAAAAAGTACTTTTCTAGCAGAACAGAGGGTTGAAATAGAGTGTCAGGATGTGTAAGGATGTCAGGTAACTCATAAAGTTTGAAGGTATAACTCCAAACACGTCGTGCTGAGGTcacaatgtgatttatttgtcCAGGTCCCGCGAGTCTTCATCAATGGGAACTGCATCGGCGGCGGCTCCGATACCAAACAGCTCCACCAGCAGGGAAAGCTGTTGCCCCTCATCGAGCAGTGCACTCCCTGCTGTGCCGCGGCCGGCTCCGAAGGCTCGGGCAGCGGACAGTTTGAGTCGGCTAAATGACTAACCGTTCTTGTAGTTTTTTCCAATCCCGTATTTATGAAAGGTTTGACAGACCTCATGCTACAAGTTGTACGCTGCTTGATCATGACTCTGTCGTTTATTTATCAAAGTACAGTGGCTACTTGACGGTCAGACTACATACAGTTGCATCCAGGGATGTACAATAGTATTATTATTCAAGCCTGCCTCTTTTAAAGCAAGGCGCTGAACAAACTACTTCTCACACATCTGCACGGTTGTTTTTATTGCACAGTAGCGTCATTCAACTGTGAACATCATTGAATACATCACTGCATGTGAAtacatttagttgtttttttaattctaacTTGTTTATCAAAGCATTTTTATGAACTATGTATCTGAGATTTCAAATGTAGCTGAcagctgtttatttgtttttttattgggaaTGTTGTTTAATACGTGGGTGTATTAATAAGGAATCATATTGCTGGTCATTGCTAAGAATATATGTTTAAGGTGCAAACTATTTTTAATGCAGtgaatgtatgtttatgttcaaTAAAAATGAACGAAATCCCTTATCTGCTCTCGTATTTGCGTCTTCAGACTAGGCGCTTCCTTTTGTTCACCTCGTCCTCTTAGGAAGGCGGGTAATGTTTGGCTTTTATcgtgaatcttttttttttttttttttaaaccaatgtTAGAGGTTTctgtgtattaaaaaaacattcaagcGCAGTTATTAGCAGGTATTTGTACCTGATCTTGGAATTAATTGAACGTACGGTGTACGCTGTGACAACAAGCTTACCCAGTAGTGATATGGGATACAGCTAGAtttagtatcgatccgatacttAAGGTTGATGCCTCATCactgaatctgaatgaattttcagtgtttttgtgattttccTATTGGATTACTAATCAGTAAAAATCCAGGACGTAAATTGGGGTAGGTTTCTAAGTaaatagaaaatactttatCACAAGAAAATTCAGAGACAACACAAAATTATGACttgacaacaaataaaaaaacaacaggcagAGTGATCAGAAACTACAATACAGTTCTAAAACTAAATCTCTCCCTTAAGTGCATTTCTTTCCGTTACATTTCTTAAAGTGTACAAACCCATCACTTCAGTCGTACAAGAGAGAACCTAAAGCTTAAATATCGATCGATATCGATAACGCTGACTGTATCGGCGTTTAACCGATACCTGGGCCGATGGGTCGCATCCTGCTGACGTCACCGCCGCAGTGCTTCGGTTAAATTAGCTTGACTAACGGTTGCGCGGCTAAGCTAATAGCGTCTCCTCGATTTATGCGTGCGGTAGGTTGAATAAACAACGCGGTGAAGAATGACTGGAAGCGCAGGGGAGTGGTGTTTGATGGAGAGTGACCCCGGGGTGTTCACGGAGCTCATTAAAGGTTTTGGTGAGTAGCCgtttgtgtaaagtgtaggcTATCTTTCAATACAGTGGCTAGCCGACAGAGCTAGCAGGCTGGCTGGCTAGCTGCTCTGAAGCTCTCCGTTAACAGTCAAATTAACCACTGTTGATTTCccatgtaaaaagtaaaaaaataaataaaaacacgttaCATGCTATGTGTTTCTCAAGTGGCATCTGCATTTTGCATGGCTGCAAAATCTGTCTGTAATTGTCAGGCAGCCTTAGAAAACTTAATTAACTATGCTAAATGGCTAGCATTACTCAGCGTTCAAAACAACGGCGCGTGGAAACAAACCCCCAATGAATGACATTTGCTTTCTCTGCTGTCAAATCGCCACCGAGAGAGCTTAAAAGCAACCTACATTGATCTAACTTTCATCTCCAGACTGTGTGGATGCCAAACCTAAAGCTTTACTTGTCGTTGTCAGGCTGCAAAGGAGCCCAGGTTGAAGAGATATGGAGCATGGAGCCAGAGAACTTTGACAACTTGAAGTATGTTCATCCGTGCAACGTTTCCGTCCTGCGTAGTTCCTCTAGAATAGGGGCTTTTATCTGAATGTGTGTCATCTCTTCCAGACCTGTTCACGGGTTGATTTTCCTGTTCAAGTGGCAGCCGGGTGAAGAGCCAGCCGGATCGATTGTGCAGGATTCACGGCTTGACCAGATCTTCTTTGCAAAACAAGTACGTTTGGTTTTTGGTCCGTAGGAAACGAACGTATGAATCGAACAGTTAGATATTAGTTTAATGTGTATGCTGTtcaaccataacattataactGACTAATCCAGTGAATATCCACTAATTATCATCTTATTAAGGCaactgtcagtgggtgggacaTACATTAGACAGCAAGGGAACAAAGTTGGACTTTGACGTGGACTAAACTCTAATGGCTTCATCcgagcatctccaaaactgcagctgtgtCTCTCAAAAGTGGTCCCAGGAAGTAAAAGCAAAGCAGAAATGGATGAAGGTGGCCCTGtctgatgatttttattttcttttacatcataTGGATAGCCAGCAGGGTTTCTGCGGAGTCTTAAAGAATCCAAAATTTgttaatcccaatttaaggccttaaaaagccttaaatacaaatgtattttgCATTATAGGTCTTAAATTACACTTAGTCAATTTTTAAAtccttatttacatatattaatGCTTCATTTACAGTATGACCCCTTCTGGGCCTGGCCTGTTAACTGTTATGCTTCTCTTCATCATCAGTGGAGCCCACCCCCAAGAATTTCCTGATTTGAGAGTTGAATGACAATACATTTTATAATTCTGGgtctctgattttatttattttttgtgctttgtgtaggtcttaaatttaactcataatggttttaaaaatacatttcacttgttcaaacctgtaGACACCTAAAGCCAGGTGCATGTCTGTCATTTATCGGGGTAATatatggcaccaggatgcaagGAACACCCCCACTGCTAAATGCCACGAGGGTGTGCTTGATCTGaacaatgttcaggtggtggaaCTTGCTAAAGTCACTTCCAAATAAATGCCGGCACCCATGTTTCCCAGGAGAACGACGTGGTTAttgtgttgtggctgattggtgtgtagaGAACTTAATTAGAAATGGAGTAAGAGAGATAACGGTGCttgagtccttgtgtccttTCAGATGCATTTGACTCAGTATCTTAACAGCTGAGGTATGGGCCAGAGTCTGCGAGTGGAGTAGTTCAGCCAAATTGGATAATTAATGAGATAATGAATTGCTGCTCTTCTATTAGCCCACGACAAAGTGCAAGGATGCTGCTCCTCATTCTAATAAGAGACTTAATCCCTCGTGTGTGACATGAGAACCTCTTTCTCTGCATGGTTtgcaggtaaaataaataattcatcaaatggtcctcctttttgttttttttaaacatctgttCTGTCAGCCCGTGCAGAATGCACGTTTGCACCAGTAAGATGgttcttttatctttatctgttttttctctctgtgtgttttcaggtcaTTAACAACGCTTGTGCCACCCAAGCGATAGTCAGCGTTCTGCTCAACTGCTCCCATCCAGACATGCTGCTCGGAGACACGCTGACAGAGTTCAGAGAGTTCTCACAGAGTTTTGACGCAGCTGTACGTTGACGgcctttatttttgtttacacTTCTTTTTGGTCGTGAGTCCAGGAGCCGAATCCTAAATGACATTCTTAAAAATCATGCCGGTGCTCCTCCCTCCCTCGGAGCAGTTATTCGTTACACTCACTTCCCGTTGCATGTCCAGCGCTGGCAGCTTTATCTTTTTACCTTCACAGCTGTTGAGATTCAGTGGTGTGACCTTCAAATATTCAGGAGAAACGCAGATCTGTGACGCCAGGTTTATTAAATTTACTCTAAGCAATTTCAAAACCAGTAACAATTGATTATGAGGGAAATTGAACTAGATTAATCATGGCCTATAGTTAGTAACTGTGACGTTAATGGAAATTGAAAAGCACACGGGCCTTTTACCAGAAAAGGACCTTTGGTGCTCTTTACACAGCTGCATTATAAAGGGGAAGTGTTACACAGCCAGAATGATaatcctccaccttctcctctcctcagatGAAAGGTTTGGCTCTCAGCAACTCTGAAGTGATCCGACAAGTTCACAACAGCTTTGCGAGGTAAGCCCCCGCTCATATCATATCCAGCTGGAGAGGCTCAGTTTGATTGgcttcatgttatttttagcttttcattCTAGCTCCGTGAAGAGTTATTGGCCCATTTGTTGCTAATGCACCATTTGTCTTTAGTGAAAAAAGGCAAATGTGAGAAAGGTTCATTTGTTAGTAACCCCAGAAATTTGAAGTGCTGGTTCTCTTGTTAAATTCAGGAAAAGTCCAAATTTTATAAAACAATTTCCTCGTGTGAAGCACAGATTACATCACAAATTAAGTTGTGAGATCTTCTGTTGAGGCCAAACGTCTCTACCTTTTCGTACATCATACTCACCTTTTGACTCGACATTGTCCTGATCTGTGTGCATGATAATGATCTCGTGTGTTTTTGCCTTTGCAGGCAGCAAATGTTTGAGTTTGACGCAAAGTCTTCAGCGAAGGACGAGGATGCCTTCCACTTTGTGAGCTACGTCCCCGTAAACGGCAGACTATACGAGCTGGACGGGCTTCGAGAGGGACCGATCGACCTGggtcagcagaaaaaaaaaaaaaaaaatgttatttttatattccGCAGGTTAATGTTTCAAGCTTCCATGTGTGAGGCCCCCGCTGTGCACTGCTGATCCGTCTTCTT
Coding sequences within:
- the glrx2 gene encoding glutaredoxin 2 isoform X1 codes for the protein MFQPGQKFDSFLALCSFVSMFFRAGCLPRVAWTGCRRMGNFTSSAPRGMASTACVQYVQEMVSQNCVVIFSKSTCPYCRMAKNVFNEIGANYKVVELDEHNDGRRLQEALAQMTGARTVPRVFINGNCIGGGSDTKQLHQQGKLLPLIEQCTPCCAAAGSEGSGSGQFESAK
- the glrx2 gene encoding glutaredoxin 2 isoform X3, encoding MGNFTSSAPRGMASTACVQYVQEMVSQNCVVIFSKSTCPYCRMAKNVFNEIGANYKVVELDEHNDGRRLQEALAQMTGARTVPRVFINGNCIGGGSDTKQLHQQGKLLPLIEQCTPCCAAAGSEGSGSGQFESAK
- the uchl5 gene encoding ubiquitin carboxyl-terminal hydrolase isozyme L5, producing MTGSAGEWCLMESDPGVFTELIKGFGCKGAQVEEIWSMEPENFDNLKPVHGLIFLFKWQPGEEPAGSIVQDSRLDQIFFAKQVINNACATQAIVSVLLNCSHPDMLLGDTLTEFREFSQSFDAAMKGLALSNSEVIRQVHNSFARQQMFEFDAKSSAKDEDAFHFVSYVPVNGRLYELDGLREGPIDLGACSQDDWISAVRPVIEKRIQKYSEGEIRFNLMAIVSDRKMIYERKITELQTQLTEDEPMDTDQSSTFLSSIQSEIAKYQLLIEEENQKLKRYKIENIRRKHNYLPFIMELLKTLAEYQQLIPLVEKAKEKQSAKKAQEAK
- the glrx2 gene encoding glutaredoxin 2 isoform X2, yielding MSMDILRAAVFFLLDVILLQIVCLHVVSSFDLFMCRRMGNFTSSAPRGMASTACVQYVQEMVSQNCVVIFSKSTCPYCRMAKNVFNEIGANYKVVELDEHNDGRRLQEALAQMTGARTVPRVFINGNCIGGGSDTKQLHQQGKLLPLIEQCTPCCAAAGSEGSGSGQFESAK